AAAACACTCgtttaattttgttttttgtttttttttttttttgcagcatCTCAAtctatgaaaaaaaatcattgaaATTAATTTGTATATGTTGGGCACAATGGCTGGAGGAGCTGCAAATTGTTAAAAATGGGAGTTCTATCGCCAAGATGTCTAGTACATTGTTAAAAATGGGAAAGCTCTTATAATAAACGAGGTATTAAAAACATCGTATTTTTATTTTAGGAGAAAAAACTAGTTATATTGCTGTAAATTAATGTTCATTTGAAGTTGACGGGGAGAGTGGAAGAAAAAAGACGATGGTCAGAGGGGATTCACCTGGCTGTGGAGGCAAAAGAAGGGTTACCAATCCAGGTATATATTGCGATTGCCTGCCACATCATCATTCTTTTTGACAACTCTTGTTTAAAGCTATTACCTTGTATTCCTCTTGGGCTTTACAGGCTGATTCAGTTGTAATGGCACAAATCACATACCAATCAATGTTTAAGCTTTATCCAAAGCTTTCAGGGATGACAGGAACTGCAAAAACTGAAGTAAGTATTCACTTTCTATATGGGCTAAAAATATAACAAGTAACAATAACTACTTGTTTTCATCTATTTGTgtgttatagcatcctactttcattgcTTTCTACCATACTAGCATACTCTTTAAAAAGATATCTTTCATAAGGCACTGTACTTTGAAAACTATACCACTTATGGTTATAGCTgtatactttcatttttttctttttaggatGTTGTACTTTAAAAATTCTATCAAATTATAGCCGTGAAAAGTGTTGTTCATTTTGAAAGACATTGCTATTATTGTTTAGATTTTTCAAATCCATTGTTGTAATATGAAAAGGATGATAGTAGGATTCTATTGTAAACAGATATATGAAAGTACGTtgttatttatttcatttatCCTCGAATTACATATTGTTCTCGAGCTGAATCAACTACAGGATATCTTTCTCGACTTATGATGCATTGTCAATATTTACAGGAAAAGGAGTTCTTGAAAATGTTCCAGATGCCTGTTATTGAAGTTCCCACAAATATGGCAAATATTCGTCACGATTTACCTATCCAAGCTTTTGCAGTAAGAAATTATTATTCTGTTCAATAACCATTCTACCCTTTTATCATCTTTAACAGTGCTTCTAATTGTTTTGCAAATAGAATGCTCGTGGTAAATGGGAATATGTTCGTGCAGAAGTTGAAAGCATGTTCAGAGTTGGTCGTCCTGTTTTAGTGGGGACCACTAGGTACTACTACTTCAATGAAATTCATTCTTCACTTGTGATTTTGTAGTATTCATTCTGCATCTTTATGCATGCAACCAAGTGTGAAGATATTTTcttatctttatttatttatttattggtgCAGTGTCGAGAACTCAGAATATCTATCTGCTTTGCTGAGGGCTAGCAAGATTCCCCACAATGTCCTCAATGCACGACCAAAGGTTTGTTGTCTACTTTTTATAGGATTTATCAATGAAAATAGATAGGATTTTGGGTTAACCATGTATGTAACATGGCGACTTGATTATTGTTTTCAGTACAATGTCTTGATACGAAAAAAAAAACTGAGAGTAGGATGCTGGTAATTAGAAATAGGTAGCTATTCTTTCATTTGGCCCTAACGTTAATGTGAATGGTATATGGTTTTGGGTAAATAACGCAGCTAAATACGTGGGCAAAAGTGAGAACAAGAGTTGGACATATGAGAAGGCAAAATCTATAATTTCAGAGTCAATTGAAATGAGCCAGTCAATGGGTTTAGATGAATTGCAAAGGCTTGTGGAAGAACAGTCAGAGATGTACCCTCTTGGTCCTTGCATTGCAATTGCCTATTTATCGGTTCTAAAGGACTGTGAGATTCATTGCTTTCATGAAGGATTGGAAGTCAAACGACTTGGTGGTCTCCATATCATTGGGACATCTTTGCATGAGTCCCGAAGATAGAAGTTTTTGAGCATGTTGCTGATGAAAAAGATAGAAGTTCTTTAGGATGCTGCTAATGAAGTTTATGCAGAgaaggaaaaagatagaagttgttggcacatagtaagctagataatgcaattgtatataaatgagttcatttttttataacatttactcactattggaataattatttgtatttgacatattagtgaaatgaattatctttgttatttatggtattttatttattattatgagatttcaaatgtattatttaatatgaaaaattagtaaatctataaataatatttttttaaaacatttaaaattatgatacgcaaaaatgtgtgtcatctttatttatgacatggcctttcttgacaggggcttccttgatacgcattgcgtgtcataaacacgcgcgtcgtaaggttacgacacgcaaatgcgtatcgtcttcctttatgacagggccttccttgatacgcattgcgtgtcataaccgcgcgtcgtaaatgcgcgtcataaatgcgcgtcgtaaatgcgcatcgtctctctttatgacagggccttccttgacacgcatttgcgcgtcgtctaagcgttttacgacgcgcaatgagcgtcgtaaaaggccttttttctagtagtgtttattagtttaaagtcttccataacttgtcctcaagttatggaacttgaagagtttttggattaaaactactttaaacacataagttatggaattaattagttttgaatagtttcaaaacttgccctcaagttttggaatttgaaaagttttcacttatgaatactttaattcgaagttagcccttagagttttaaaagttaaaattcaacccttatactttataatattataagttaataatatatatatatatatatatatatatatatatatatatatatatatatgtatgtataagagtaaagtcagtcttaccgctagtacgcctcattcacgaagccagtctataaggtgggtataaggttgttgcctataaaatggcaacttaatgggtgtccactctcacccaccgcttgcttgactggtggagggtcgttagtcgaatgggtttgataggactagacttctcccttcattaaaagtattaatgataatactaagtaactaaactcttaataatacccaatcttagttacttaggaaaaatgtgaataaggtgctaatccatgaaattacactttgcactttgtttaagtcggttagtggagcgtgtgtggttaaccggcacactaactcgtatttaacaaggtaggcaaagggtaacttaatgtttatcatagtatcgatggagcgtgtgtggttaaccggcacatcgattgaggggtaaacacttaagggtaccaagtaatttgcatggttacttcacaccttgttttgtgatcctcgacatcccagtcacaaaacctgaagggcacactcgagattgaaacatgcctttgaacagttcaatgaatctcaaagatctaggagtttcaaaaccaattaaaacctaataatacatttcgtttatcttggtggaaattggtgaatcgtcattcacctaccttcaaatattttatagcttggattacggcatacctcttctaagttataaaatagtttgttgggtcctagccttaatatttcatattgggtgtcatattaaggactgaaaatcaactatcttgaatatctcccaaaagatgtctggtttagacacttatgatcatcccaaatctcttgaaacaaggtttcctaatgaagatgatgtcccatggatatcatacttctttctcctcctccaactaatctccctaacccacaagttcttgaaaagtttaaggtcactcaagccctattggcaaggcaagatctaggtgtgaacacatcttggagatgtagtcacatattgacaagccaggagagttgggtgtcaaagtcttgagaaagttggtggttcaatcactttctaagtcacatattgagttcctttgggacacctatgaaacagactatgacaagacccttaatgatcttatctatttgctaagatcaacttcctagacttcatggacattaacaatgatatctagtaaagctctctcttcccagtggaaacggatcggccatagtcaactcggttgaccaaatggtaaagagaaaagctaagtctatgatagtctcgtgtaccattatcaaagggtccatatgtttatattgccaaaggaaggggcattggttgcgaagctgccaaatttacctaaggatgttaaagtcaataagtttgactctacttcaggtaaaatccactatctaactctgttaagtttctattctgagattcttggtacatgatgtgactaggtcacatggagatgttttaagaatcaaagaaaaaggtgaagaaacttaaagaaagaatatgctgaatctgatcgcgtagatggatttctaacgcatagtttgaagatcggattcttgagctacttcttaggagttatgatatattgcttaggaatagataacaacaagttttcatatggattgtaaggataagtttttccgcaaagttttaaaataaaaaaaaattttgattttatttattttaaaaatatccttacaatggcacttgaagaaaaattgttgcttatatgattccattaatagcaagagtggaaatatgaaattgattctttcatttgtggtaatgtcaaaatttaccaaataaggaaagattctcatcacccaagtttcaattggaccggaacttggaatcatgcaagttgtatagcatgatgaatgagaaccttcaagtattggaaaattgaGACTAATTACTtgctcacatggatgtgtgagtcaagtgaaggactaagggatcgagtacacattcttgtgcactggtcaagtccaccacaaaagattgataagactattcgtcatagtttactaaagctcagtaaatatgattatacttacatgcttaagtgtaactctgagacattggaaaaaggttccaatgtatgacagagagAATAcgaagaatcaaatttggcagaaggataaaagtttctcaaatctgaaaagatgggagagtactttagtatcagttttttgtgatcatcttaatgatttagaaaccatagcacaattagttatctaaggaaatcttagtgcattcttatgactaagaagagggatcttgaattgttgaaatggttaaatcaagaagatgagtcatacttcgttctaatacaagtcttagagtcatactccaagattatcatttgagtgacatgtcttaaagaaggtttaaaacacttgtcaaatgtaagagtaaaagtttcctactattgtacatttgagattgatatgttgtgatgttttggataaaacaaacaccaactaaggccaattttgtgaagtgtttgtcttgattagaatccacactatctcttgaatatctgacaagagagtcttatatgtcaagaggacagtgggagtcttaaagttcttgaaagtctcaagaactaatcaaggataaaacctaaagttcttcactagcacacgaattgaggtttataacctatcgtgttgacatatctgtgtccattccagttaaagttggctttgcatatgagttcttagagttctcaatttgttgcacaacaacgtggaagcaatgacaggcccttaagctgccaggtggcaagaaattaatattgagttcagtccatatgagtttggatttgtcattatccctgtctggtgactatggttttgacaattcacatggataagaacacatacaccattaaatctaagtgtcataaggtttctatccGATTCATGAAGATGATggcgaggaaacactttcactaagtagattttagctagatagcaattgtgatatttgcattctcaaagtcgttagtggagcatgtgtggtttaacggcacactaacctggacttgtgagaagtggcaaaaaggtctaaccattatgattacggcataccgcttcgtaattgtttagactcacaagtgtgctatctaaggaaaggtgtatgatttttgataaagttttatcagaacaatctagtatcagaaatctgaactttggtaagaaagtcaatgaagtattgatttctagaagtctagctgatttctgagtacatgtcaaagctagtgggagcataagtgttatgctaacaatcatcatgttagtgggagcatgataattatggtaagtattgcaagttagcaatgttaattatagaaaacaaaagtttcaattcgtgaggttgcaggggttgaaaagagttgttttgctataattaagggagaggaaattatacttcatctcaaatctataagcttagatcatgaggttttaatcatttagtcaaggaaacatatatgagtccattatttgcattctaaaattcgattatgattacggcatcccttttcataatctgaattatgagaacttggcaaattgaaatggaaatgttatagcaaaagtctGGTTTAgtttttatgtgagacatcatgaatcgtgtcccatatgcttcggatataggatcgattacatgtgctatattcatcctttctaaaattttccaaatgcctggggcattaagaagggaaaaggtttagaactggatatgactaaaaggattaaacaattgtcgtggacaatctaaggtttaccaaagattggttgctcaaggacagttggaagtatagtgataattctggaaggaccatattgacatagtctataaagaggcaactcttgttcagaagggaTAGTCAAAattgaatctggaaatgtttcaaagttagaaatttcaatctgtgtaagattaaggaaacttaatgcaagaaggatgtttccaaggagttgatctcctttggaatactctgtaatgattgttgccaagtctttgtgagtttgtgcataaccattacaagaggatcaatgcatataagtttagaatctaacagatttccgTAAATGGCAtggatttggaattcttgcatttgcagtaaggatttgggactatgaaaagagaatcattgaagttatgttcaattaatctggttcacaaagtaaagatcatagacgaacatagtatgcatacatggtgtatggcatgactagtgtttaagaaaacatagtgtacatgcttggagcatgggacaactattgttttaaattcaagaataaagttgatagctgaaacagtatacaatgaataatgtgtaatcatatggtgataaataaaaggtgttttatttatgttcataggttttgataccatattggattcaattattattgtgtttcactttgcatgttttgacttcccgaataaattgggttattcttccagaatgactaatttattcaaaccatccacagttggtcatattttggaagtagatatgagttaagactgtcatgggttggcttgtagaggtctaaggtgttggacaaagggctacaacactcagactgtcatgggttggcttgtagaggtctaaggtgttggacaaagggctacaacccgcgctcattggaatcacttcatggattttatcacgagtgatcatgagacgataatatcttatattcttcaaacctagagatatgagttgttactatgagttaatagtacattgattgcatgaaaacgcatttggtaacccggtgctataaaacgtgcctttgtgtatgattcaacaagtagtagaacaagccgtatgagtcgaagtttatccgtttcttttaccttcgggataaaagcgatatctgtgggcccctcgatgatttgatgatgacaaatggaagtgctcggccgggccaggactgatttgatttgttcaattagtcagttgtcataaatcggaaatcgggaaacaacaaatggacagaaagaatgattataatccatgtctcaatccatatgatatctagaatggaggaatatatgatcccttatctaatggacaagtctttgacaaaggtcagagttcatctacaaggtcagagttcgataaaagcttttgagagctacgattgccagttggttcctaaagtcatacgcaataatagttttagacttatccaagtgggagactgttggattaatgtctaagtccataactataattggtaagacttgacccgacctgacatggtccatttgggttgcataccatcatgcacttggatagactataatgagagaaataagacacttatggttattaatatatcataagttctagtatattaataataagaataataagattatttaattagtattgatcaagaattaatctaggattaattaagtgatcaaaagaagactaattaaatatatgggttgattgtgtaaatcatccatacttatatagtgggctaatgctccatggataatcaagttgggctaaaacccataggatggtccatggatgctccatggtgtatttgtacccatggatcatggaaatgaaaggccatgtcaattagggtttacatgttgtaaccctaactatataagcatcttattcttgaccaaatcggccactagtgtgtgaagtaaaagggctagccgatttcatgagttgtagaattctctcaagttattctaagtgttttggtgattgtgattccatttgaggcttccacactattggggctaggcactcaagcttcatgaagactttctacatcaaagaggtatgtattctatcttgttacattcattgtttttgtatgctagattaggataataccttggaagttcttatttgcatgtataatagagaaaacatagatccaaggtatttagggttgcatgtacacttaggagtgttagaatgctcaaaacccaacaatattctCGTTAGTCATTGAGGTACCATACTCTACTCAATTTAGTGTAGAGTTTTCTACTTGGTCCAAAAATAGGAATGGTACTTTCGAATCTTTAAACCAACCTTTTTCATCCTAAAGTTCTTTCATGTCACACACTATGACATATGTCCAAGAGATTTATGGTATCAACCAATCAGGATCTAGACATATCAAAAATccgtgtttatgatctaacatcatgagacccAAAACGTTGAATcaattaaggaattgacggggaacttagTTCTAAATTTTAACAAAACTCTTGTTTCAGTACCTGTTTTCGATACTCAAAATGATATTGTTTCTTTGTTAGTGATCTTGATCAAATATTCGTAACCCACAacatttgttacccaacaagatttAGGAATAaatttggtttcaagaatatgatTTCCATCTGAGTATCATTCTCAACATTCGTTActtaataaaattttcaaagctTACTTGTCACTAACTACAGTGGTCGCATAGGTAATTTCGTTTACAAATTGTCACTCTTATGTTTAGATGTGCTTTGTAACGAAATTTTAAGTCACCTTTGAAAACCtgataaaagaagcccttcgatacttctctacaagtatttGATTATAATTCACAGGAAACCACACAAGTTGTTATTCACCTCTCTTGATGAATAACGAAGTGATCTTTTCCTGGGATCTTACTGCATTTGTGTCGAaatatttttgacatcacagaaccaaaattttcttattttgcTTCTAATATTTTTCTTTGGCACACATTACACtcatgaaatccttgaggttctgagtaataccaactcaggctgatgatttcccAAGTCTGCTAGATGACTTCGCTTCTTAAACCCCAAAGCGAAAGAACCTAACCTCCATGCCGAAGGTTGGTGACGGTTCTCATTCTCTAGGGGCAAGTTAAAAGCCTGTGTGATGTGACGTTTTGTGTTCCAATCCGGGTTTCGAGAAAAACATGATGATCTATTGATCATGTATGCCTACTTTTCTTGTGACTGGTGTAGTTTTCAAGGATACAGGTCAGCCACATTAAATGCAGAAatcgcttcaaattcaaaattccaCTTAACTATAAAAAGGGTTTGGAGGATCAGTTTCACTTTTATGCCTTCTTAAAGTTCACAAGAGATTTGTTTTCTCATTCTCTCTGATTTCTTCAAagaatttcaaaaccctaaccatgGCGGCTCAAAATGTCAACATTAATCCCTCCCAAACAACAGATGATGTCTCGTCTCACCCTCTAATGAAGATTCAGAGCACCAATTtacaagttcaaagtgatgaaagCATTTATCCGGAGGAATTGCAAATGCTCATTGTTGCTCTCAAAAGCTCTGTATTTTCAACTGTTATGTTTAATTCTTTTGATGTTCCTATGTCTTGATTATCTTTGGCTGGTTCTATTGCAACATACAGCAAAGCAATGTTGATTGTTACCTTTCAAATTAACAAATGATAAGAAGTTCAGATTGTCCTAGAAGTTATTTGCCAAAATTCTAAACATTCCCAATACGGAGCCGTTTTACCAAGTTAAAAATGAACAAGTGATTAACATGTTTAATGATATGGGTTATCAACCAACTCCCTCCAAGATCAGTGAATTTAAGAAGTTGGGGTTTCCTTGTATTTGGAACTTTCTCTTTGTAATCTATCTTCGATGCTTGATTGGTCAAAGTGTGGGATTAGATAAAGCATGCTTGGAAGTTTATGGTATGGTGGTTGAAATTTATTCTGATCTTCAAGTTGATTACGCTACTCAACTATGGGAAGAATTTGTTAAAAGTATTGGGAGTGAAAATGCCAAGGAGGGAATTTCGTGTGCTAGGTATTGGAGTCTTATTCTTTAATATGTTTATGATAAAGAGGGAATTCAAGTCTCTACAAACAAAGAAGCTACTGCTTTTGCATTGTATCAGTTTCTGAAAACTATGGAAGAATATGCAGAAATATTTCCGAGTGTGGCAAAAATTCCGGATGGGATGCTGAAAAGGTTGATCCGTTGAATCTAGTGTTGGTGCAATATCTCACAATAATCAATCCAGATATCGAAACCGGGGTATTTCATACTGCCACCAATGAAGGTCcatcgaagaagaagagaggaTCTAAGAAGGAAATCCAATCTAGTCCTTTGAAAGTTGACCCGATTGTTAAAGCCACGAAAATAATTACCAAGCTAATAGTTACTGAAACTGTTAATCCTTCGATGGAGGTGATACCTTCGAGGACTGGTATTCTTAAGCACCTCAAGAAGAAAGCACATAAACCTCGCCATTCTCCGGAAAGATCTGGTACTTTATCACCTTCTTTTGTTCGACAGCCACAAATTAATCGTAAGGGTGTCATCATTCGCGACATTCATGTTGCCGTTTTTCCACAAACAAAGAAGAGGAGAGCAGAGGATATGGATAAGAAGATTTCTAAGAAAAGAAAGAAGCAGAGGAAGTTGGTGTTACACAATAATTCAGTAGATGATGAAGTAGTTCCTGAAATGCTTGTTACTGAGCCATTAATACATTCTTCACCAGTGAGGGATTCTCCAGTTTAATCGACTTTTGAGGAGACTGGAAATCTTGATGGTCATGTGGAAAATTTGATAGTGGACACACCCATTACTCATGGTGAACAAACTAAACCATCAACTCCTGAGTAGACACCGGTCATACTGCCCGAAGTTTTCCTTACTTAGTCATTTCATGAGGAGATACGAACTTCAAACATCACTGCAAATGTATCTAATATGGATACACATGTTAATATGGGTGAAGGAATTTTATTTACTGAAGCTCAAGGTACTACTTTCGTTATATCTTCATCATTTTCTACTTCTAACCTTGACACAACTGTTTCATTACCACCCTACATTGTTCCCAATACATCTCAAAATCCTTCGATTTCACATTTCCCTACATTTGACACCATTATTCACCAACCTATCACCTCTTTATTTTCTTCTCAATCCCCAGAGAAACCACAACTAGTTAATGATGATGATATGGATGATGGTGGTTTTATAGGTTCGTTTGTTGAAATCCTATTCAAT
The genomic region above belongs to Lactuca sativa cultivar Salinas chromosome 4, Lsat_Salinas_v11, whole genome shotgun sequence and contains:
- the LOC122195959 gene encoding protein translocase subunit SECA2, chloroplastic-like, which gives rise to MAQITYQSMFKLYPKLSGMTGTAKTEEKEFLKMFQMPVIEVPTNMANIRHDLPIQAFANARGKWEYVRAEVESMFRVGRPVLVGTTSVENSEYLSALLRASKIPHNVLNARPKVCCLLFIGFINENR